The Thiomonas sp. FB-Cd genome includes a window with the following:
- a CDS encoding AzlC family ABC transporter permease has product MSTATPLHPGRPRELLLGARDTFPLLLGAAPFGLIFGALSGPSGLPAAGALAMSALVFAGSSQFIALTLLGGGAGIAVIVFTTFIVNLRHALYAATLLPHVSELPLRWRVPLGFWLTDETFAVVQHRYAQTGDTPLAHWYYLGSCLAMYGNWLAWTAAGLWLGHAQPWLTHAGLEFAMVATFTGIVAPMLRQRPALGAALAAATVAVLARNLPYKIGLMLAALAGVIAGVWLEERGAARQIRNTVRTEQSDDKEQPQ; this is encoded by the coding sequence ATGTCCACCGCAACACCCCTTCATCCCGGGCGCCCCCGTGAGCTCCTTCTCGGCGCGCGCGACACCTTTCCGCTATTGCTCGGCGCCGCCCCGTTTGGGCTGATCTTCGGCGCGCTTTCGGGCCCCAGCGGGCTGCCGGCGGCTGGGGCGCTGGCCATGTCGGCACTGGTGTTCGCAGGCTCGTCGCAGTTCATCGCGTTGACCCTGCTTGGCGGTGGCGCCGGAATCGCGGTGATCGTGTTCACAACCTTCATCGTCAATCTGCGCCATGCGCTGTACGCCGCCACGCTGCTGCCCCACGTGTCCGAGTTGCCCCTGCGCTGGCGTGTACCGCTGGGCTTCTGGCTCACCGACGAGACCTTTGCCGTGGTGCAACACCGTTACGCGCAAACCGGGGATACGCCCCTGGCGCACTGGTACTACCTGGGCTCGTGTCTTGCGATGTATGGCAATTGGCTCGCATGGACGGCAGCGGGCCTGTGGCTCGGCCATGCACAGCCCTGGCTCACGCACGCCGGGCTTGAATTCGCGATGGTGGCGACCTTCACAGGCATCGTCGCACCCATGTTGCGCCAACGCCCGGCGCTTGGGGCCGCGCTCGCAGCGGCAACCGTGGCCGTGCTGGCGCGCAATCTTCCCTACAAGATCGGGTTGATGCTGGCGGCTTTGGCTGGCGTGATCGCGGGCGTGTGGCTGGAAGAGCGAGGCGCCGCGCGACAAATTCGCAATACCGTGCGGACCGAGCAGAGCGATGACAAGGAGCAACCGCAATGA
- a CDS encoding FMN-binding negative transcriptional regulator has protein sequence MYLPPHFQQPDVKALRALMQAHPLATLVTHGAQGLDANPVPMMWVDDGSPHGVLRGHVARANPVWRDTAKGSEVLAIFHGPDAYISPSWYATKRETGHVVPTWNYVVVQARGPLRVIDDASWLRELVTTLTGVHERVRPQPWAADDAPADYIDAMLKAIVGIEIALTSLQGKWKVSQNQPERNSHGAAQALAGEGHAELATWMMRGGQSGL, from the coding sequence ATGTACCTACCCCCGCATTTTCAGCAACCGGACGTGAAAGCCTTGCGTGCGTTGATGCAGGCGCATCCGCTTGCGACGCTCGTCACGCATGGCGCGCAGGGGCTGGACGCGAACCCCGTGCCCATGATGTGGGTCGACGACGGGTCGCCGCACGGGGTGCTGCGCGGGCATGTGGCGCGAGCCAACCCCGTCTGGCGCGATACGGCGAAGGGCAGCGAGGTGTTGGCGATCTTTCACGGCCCCGACGCCTACATCAGTCCGTCCTGGTATGCAACCAAGCGCGAGACCGGGCATGTCGTGCCGACCTGGAATTACGTGGTCGTGCAGGCGCGAGGGCCGCTGCGTGTGATCGACGATGCATCCTGGCTGCGCGAATTGGTCACGACGCTCACCGGTGTGCACGAACGCGTTCGACCTCAACCGTGGGCCGCGGACGACGCGCCGGCCGACTACATCGACGCAATGCTCAAGGCCATCGTGGGCATCGAGATCGCGCTCACGAGTCTTCAGGGCAAATGGAAAGTCAGCCAGAACCAGCCGGAGCGCAACAGCCACGGGGCTGCGCAGGCCCTGGCCGGCGAGGGGCACGCAGAGCTCGCGACATGGATGATGCGGGGTGGGCAGAGCGGCCTCTAG
- a CDS encoding tyrosine-type recombinase/integrase — translation MATIRRLPSGSYQAQIRRGKHYVSRTFAAEGEARQWAQDEEGRLVKTLIDARVTRGKERSFADVAAEYFQSPRYEDKAEATRRREAVCAKSVLTVLGRLAVAAIETADVQEYIDKRRRDKGVGGRKLAGDTVRLDRAFISSVFRFAMAKGYARSNPARSSLDMPARHEPEERVSIVQRVHLETAARALRDDERTNTAMLPWLVLCMTTGMRPGEAAKIRTSWVNLDKREIRIPAVEHKPRHARIVLLTDDRCIDLLAGQMVQAEAAGSEYVFFSRARKTGDPVPYRYSHAFALLRKRAGLPSAVKPHTMRHEWISTLYEGTQLSDGQIAALAGDKSILSLDRYRHLRVNSLRSSVDELTAIVLKERQAQLRLDAKKLGKDVKKLLGRSLPPEWLENPPDPTTLDD, via the coding sequence ATGGCAACGATTCGTCGTCTCCCCAGCGGGAGCTACCAAGCGCAGATTCGGCGCGGTAAGCACTACGTCTCGAGGACCTTCGCGGCCGAGGGTGAGGCGAGGCAGTGGGCTCAGGACGAAGAGGGGCGTCTTGTCAAAACGCTCATTGATGCACGGGTAACCCGCGGTAAGGAACGCTCCTTCGCTGACGTCGCCGCTGAATATTTTCAAAGCCCACGCTACGAAGATAAGGCGGAAGCAACACGCAGGCGTGAAGCTGTATGCGCCAAGTCCGTGCTGACTGTCCTCGGACGATTGGCGGTAGCCGCCATCGAAACCGCTGACGTCCAGGAGTACATCGATAAACGACGGCGTGACAAAGGAGTGGGCGGTCGCAAGCTGGCTGGTGACACGGTACGGCTGGACCGCGCGTTCATCAGTTCCGTATTCCGATTTGCGATGGCCAAGGGCTACGCGCGCTCCAACCCGGCTCGCTCCTCTCTTGATATGCCAGCCCGGCACGAGCCTGAAGAGCGTGTATCCATCGTGCAACGGGTTCACCTGGAGACTGCAGCACGGGCCTTGCGCGACGATGAGCGCACCAACACGGCGATGCTCCCTTGGCTCGTGCTGTGCATGACCACTGGAATGCGGCCCGGCGAAGCCGCAAAGATACGCACCTCCTGGGTGAATCTCGACAAGCGAGAAATCCGCATCCCGGCAGTGGAGCACAAGCCACGGCACGCTCGCATCGTGCTTCTTACCGACGACAGGTGTATCGACCTTCTTGCCGGTCAAATGGTCCAGGCCGAGGCAGCGGGCAGCGAGTACGTGTTCTTCAGCCGCGCACGAAAAACTGGTGACCCAGTGCCCTATCGGTATAGCCACGCCTTCGCACTGCTGCGCAAGCGGGCTGGCCTACCCTCGGCTGTCAAGCCACATACGATGAGACACGAATGGATTAGCACGCTCTACGAAGGCACGCAGCTCTCAGATGGACAGATTGCGGCACTCGCGGGCGACAAGAGCATCCTTTCACTCGACCGTTATCGACACTTGCGGGTCAACTCGCTGCGCAGCTCCGTAGACGAACTGACCGCCATCGTTCTCAAAGAACGTCAAGCTCAGCTGCGCCTGGATGCCAAAAAACTAGGCAAGGACGTGAAGAAGCTCCTCGGGCGGAGTCTGCCACCTGAATGGTTGGAAAACCCACCCGACCCCACGACTCTCGATGATTGA
- a CDS encoding AzlD domain-containing protein produces MSAQLLAIILGMALVTFGIRFTLFALGKRATFPPRVRRALAYVPVAVLTAITVPMVLLPDAHWDLSWRNPWLAGALASLAFALRARRLLGAIAAGMAVFLLWRWAFGA; encoded by the coding sequence ATGAGTGCACAACTGCTGGCCATCATCCTCGGCATGGCCCTGGTTACGTTCGGGATTCGCTTCACCCTGTTCGCGCTGGGCAAGCGCGCCACATTTCCGCCCCGCGTGCGCCGGGCTCTGGCCTACGTACCCGTCGCCGTGCTCACGGCCATTACCGTACCCATGGTGCTTCTGCCCGACGCGCATTGGGACCTGAGCTGGCGCAATCCCTGGCTGGCCGGCGCCCTTGCCAGTCTCGCGTTTGCGTTGCGTGCGCGCCGGCTGCTTGGGGCGATTGCTGCAGGCATGGCCGTATTCCTGCTCTGGCGTTGGGCGTTCGGCGCGTAA
- a CDS encoding AraC family transcriptional regulator, translated as MPSLLPNTEADAGREYAHLCVIPELAGMECLSAHFWGHRFAPHVHDSYVIALIERGAERFHHGRTEHVAGAGSIVLLNPGAVHTGQRGADEGWSYRAFYPPVELLASLGSQLGIGQPDFRHVVVDDPPMFHAMRETHIHIQSEPDPLARQAAWVEACGVLLQRHAGVQRSRRDDAGAVAQVRAILADACGEPLSLSALAQAVGLSPWQLSRAFRQHTGLPVHAWRNQIRLSQARTLLRQRRPIAEVANALGFADQAHFTRHFKRAFGFTPGQYRTLA; from the coding sequence ATGCCATCCCTGTTGCCCAACACCGAAGCCGATGCCGGGCGAGAGTATGCACACCTGTGCGTGATCCCGGAACTTGCCGGGATGGAGTGCCTGAGCGCGCATTTCTGGGGCCATCGTTTTGCACCGCATGTGCACGACAGCTACGTGATTGCGCTGATCGAGCGCGGCGCAGAGCGCTTTCACCACGGTCGCACTGAACACGTCGCGGGCGCCGGCAGCATCGTTCTGCTCAATCCTGGAGCCGTGCACACCGGCCAGCGCGGCGCCGATGAAGGCTGGTCGTACCGCGCCTTTTACCCACCCGTGGAATTGTTGGCGAGTCTGGGCAGTCAACTCGGGATCGGCCAGCCGGACTTCAGGCATGTCGTCGTCGACGATCCACCCATGTTTCACGCCATGCGCGAAACCCATATCCACATCCAGAGCGAGCCTGACCCGCTCGCTCGCCAGGCGGCGTGGGTCGAGGCTTGCGGCGTCCTGCTCCAGCGTCATGCGGGTGTGCAGCGGAGCCGCCGCGATGACGCCGGCGCTGTGGCTCAGGTGCGCGCAATTCTGGCGGACGCCTGTGGCGAGCCGCTTTCGCTCAGCGCCTTGGCTCAGGCCGTCGGCTTGAGCCCCTGGCAGCTCAGCCGCGCGTTCCGGCAGCACACCGGACTGCCCGTGCATGCTTGGCGCAACCAGATCCGGCTGAGCCAAGCCCGCACCCTGTTGCGCCAGCGGCGACCCATCGCCGAGGTGGCAAACGCACTGGGGTTTGCCGACCAGGCCCATTTCACACGGCATTTCAAGCGCGCCTTCGGCTTTACGCCCGGGCAATACCGAACCCTCGCTTGA
- a CDS encoding replication initiation protein: MQLAPHFEPSRLARRPYCTDDKAFGLQIRGQASALEHRYIQANSPASQFRIILDIDHDVRGSAHGRYWHDDYGAPEPSWTAITPGTGRAHVAYELAVPIAKHGQARSGPIQYGAAVEAGLAVRLRADPGYVGLVCKNPLHPDWDTVPGRLEPYDLAELAEWIDLTPKAELRESAGGALGRNCLLFEHLSHWAYRTVVPFKSSGGRCDGWEAAILQQALQLNDFSEADVARRDPLAYNEIKATAHSVARYTWRHFSAASKQALIDRTHTPEQQAARGRRSGEARRAATQTSRATASMLMAQGKSTRAIAAELAVNQSTISRWLAT, encoded by the coding sequence TTGCAACTTGCACCCCATTTCGAGCCCTCACGACTCGCTCGTCGCCCCTATTGCACCGACGATAAGGCCTTCGGCCTTCAAATTCGCGGCCAAGCGTCCGCACTTGAGCACCGGTACATCCAGGCTAACTCACCTGCATCGCAGTTCCGCATCATCCTAGACATCGACCACGACGTTCGAGGTTCTGCACATGGGCGCTATTGGCACGATGACTACGGCGCGCCAGAACCGAGCTGGACAGCAATAACACCCGGAACAGGCCGCGCTCATGTCGCATACGAACTCGCGGTCCCGATAGCCAAGCACGGCCAGGCTCGCTCTGGGCCCATCCAATACGGCGCTGCTGTCGAAGCTGGCTTGGCCGTCAGGCTGCGTGCCGACCCCGGCTATGTCGGGTTGGTCTGCAAAAATCCTCTACACCCTGACTGGGATACCGTGCCAGGTCGTTTAGAACCCTACGACCTGGCTGAGCTGGCGGAGTGGATAGACCTCACACCGAAGGCCGAGCTACGAGAATCGGCGGGCGGTGCCCTTGGCCGGAATTGCCTCCTGTTCGAGCATCTGAGCCACTGGGCCTATCGGACGGTGGTGCCCTTCAAGTCAAGCGGAGGCCGCTGCGACGGCTGGGAGGCCGCCATACTCCAGCAGGCGCTGCAGCTCAATGATTTCTCTGAGGCAGATGTGGCGCGACGTGACCCGCTCGCCTACAACGAAATCAAGGCAACCGCACACAGTGTGGCCCGGTACACTTGGCGGCATTTCAGCGCCGCATCTAAGCAAGCCTTGATAGACCGAACCCATACCCCTGAACAACAGGCTGCTCGGGGCCGCCGGTCTGGTGAGGCGCGTCGAGCAGCAACGCAAACCTCGCGCGCAACCGCGAGCATGCTTATGGCGCAGGGAAAAAGCACCCGAGCCATCGCTGCCGAACTGGCGGTCAATCAGTCCACCATCAGCCGCTGGCTGGCCACCTGA